One Gossypium raimondii isolate GPD5lz chromosome 3, ASM2569854v1, whole genome shotgun sequence genomic window carries:
- the LOC105795051 gene encoding BRASSINOSTEROID INSENSITIVE 1-associated receptor kinase 1: MKENMTRRLISFCLWLIFVLDLAFRVAGNAEGDALNALKTNMADPNNVLQSWDPTLVNPCTWFHVTCNSENSVTRVDLGNANLTGQLVPQLGSLPNLQYLELYSNNISGMIPDELGNLTELVSLDLYLNKLTGDIPTTLGQLKKLRFLRLNNNSLVGTIPLSLTTIDTLQVLDLSNNGLVGDVPVNGSFSLFTPISFANNKLNNPPPAPPPPIPPTPPAQSGISSTGAIAGGVAAGAALLFAAPAIVLALWRKRKAPDHFFDVPAEEDPEVHLGQLKRFSLRELQVATDNFSNKNILGRGGFGKVYKGRLADGSLVAVKRLKEERTQGGELQFQTEVEMISMAVHRNLLRLRGFCMTPTERLLVYPFMVNGSVASCLRERSEFQPALDWAIRKRIALGAARGLAYLHDHCDPKIIHRDVKAANILLDEEFEAVVGDFGLAKLMDYKDTHVTTAVRGTIGHIAPEYLSTGKSSEKTDVFGYGVMLLELITGQRAFDLARLANDDDVMLLDWVKGLLKERKLETLVDSDLNGNYIDEEVEQLIQVALLCTQGTPMERPKMSEVVRMLEGDGLAERWEEWQKEEMVRQEFNQAHHYNHHQPNANWIIADSTSHIPPDELSGPR, from the exons atgaaggaaaatatgACGCGGCGATTGATTTCCTTCTGTTTATGGTTGATTTTCGTGTTGGATTTGGCTTTCAGAGTTGCTGGAAATGCCGAAG GTGATGCTTTGAATGCATTGAAGACCAATATGGCTGACCCTAATAATGTGTTACAAAGTTGGGACCCAACCCTTGTTAATCCTTGCACATGGTTTCATGTTACATGTAATAGTGAAAATAGTGTAACAAGAGT TGATCTTGGGAATGCAAATCTCACTGGTCAACTGGTTCCACAGCTCGGGTCACTTCCAAATTTGCAGTATTT gGAGCTTTATAGTAATAACATATCTGGGATGATCCCAGACGAGCTGGGGAATTTGACGGAATTGGTGAGCTTGGATCTTTACTTGAATAAATTAACTGGAGACATCCCGACTACTCTGGGCCAGCTTAAAAAACTCCGTTTCTT GCGTCTCAACAACAACTCATTGGTAGGAACAATTCCTTTGTCCTTAACTACTATTGACACACTGCAAGTGCT GGATCTTTCAAACAATGGCCTAGTAGGAGATGTTCCAGTTAATGGTTCCTTTTCACTATTCACTCCTATCAG TTTTGCCAATAATAAACTCAATAATCCTCCACCTGCTCCACCACCTCCTATCCCACCTACACCTCCAGCTCAATCAG GTATTAGTTCCACTGGTGCCATTGCTGGAGGGGTTGCTGCTGGTGCTGCCCTGCTGTTTGCTGCTCCTGCAATTGTGCTTGCTTTGTGGCGAAAAAGGAAGGCACCGGATCATTTCTTTGATGTACCTG cTGAGGAGGACCCAGAAGTTCATTTGGGGCAACTTAAAAGGTTTTCCTTGCGTGAACTGCAAGTGGCAACGGATAattttagcaacaaaaacatCCTGGGTAGAGGAGGTTTTGGTAAAGTTTATAAAGGTCGTTTAGCTGATGGTTCTCTAGTGGCAGTAAAAAGACTGAAAGAGGAGCGTACTCAAGGTGGAGAGCTGCAGTTCCAAACAGAAGTAGAAATGATAAGCATGGCTGTCCATAGGAATCTACTACGTCTTCGTGGATTTTGCATGACCCCTACAGAACGGCTGCTAGTCTACCCCTTTATGGTTAATGGTAGTGTTGCATCTTGTTTAAGAG AGCGTTCGGAGTTTCAACCAGCACTTGATTGGGCTATAAGGAAACGGATTGCACTTGGAGCTGCAAGGGGGCTCGCATATTTGCATGATCATTGTGACCCTAAGATTATCCACCGTGATGTGAAGGCTGCAAACATATTGTTGGATGAAGAATTTGAAGCAGTTGTCGGTGACTTTGGGCTTGCCAAACTGATGGACTACAAAGATACTCATGTCACAACTGCTGTTCGTGGCACAATTGGTCATATAGCTCCCGAGTACCTATCAACTGGAAAATCATCAGAGAAAACTGATGTTTTCGGTTATGGTGTTATGCTTCTCGAACTCATTACAGGACAGAGGGCTTTTGATCTTGCTCGGCTTGCAAATGATGATGATGTCATGTTGCTTGATTGG GTAAAAGGACTTCTAAAAGAAAGGAAGTTGGAAACGCTGGTGGATTCAGATCTGAATGGTAATTACATAGACGAAGAAGTGGAGCAGCTAATCCAGGTGGCTCTGTTGTGCACTCAAGGTACCCCAATGGAACGACCAAAGATGTCTGAAGTGGTTAGGATGCTGGAAGGTGACGGGTTGGCTGAAAGATGGGAAGAGTGGCAGAAAGAGGAAATGGTTCGTCAAGAGTTCAACCAAGCCCACCACTATAACCACCACCAACCGAATGCTAATTGGATTATTGCCGACTCGACATCACACATCCCTCCCGATGAGTTATCTGGTCCTAGATGA